From Marmota flaviventris isolate mMarFla1 chromosome X, mMarFla1.hap1, whole genome shotgun sequence, the proteins below share one genomic window:
- the Renbp gene encoding N-acylglucosamine 2-epimerase isoform X3, with translation MEKEWETLRAWKERMEQELDRVVAFWMEHSHDQEHGGFFTCLGRDGQVYDNLKYVWLQGRQVWMYCRLYRKFQRFRRSELLDSAKAGGEFLLRYARVAPPDKKCAFVLTQSGLPVKVQRTIFSECFFTMAMNELWRVTGEERYQNEAVEMMDQIIHWVREDSSGLGRPQLPGTPAAESMAVPMMLLNLVEQLGEADEELAGKYAELGDWCAQRILQHVQRDGQAVLENVSEDGKELSGCLGRHQNPGHALEAGWFLLRHALRKGNPELRAHVIEKFLLLSFHSGWDPEHGGLFYFQDADNLCPTQLEWDMKLWWPHSEAMIAFLMGYSDSGDPALLHLFYQVAEYTFRHFRDPEYGEWFGYLNREGKVALTIKGGPFKGCFHVPRCLAMCEEMLGALLSRLASVPAPTCSPPAVPAP, from the exons ATGGAAAAGGAGTGGGAGACTCTGCGAGCCTGGAAGGAGCGTATGGAGCAGGAGCTGGACCGAGTAGTGGCTTTCTGGATGGAGCATTCCCACGACCAGGAGCATGG GGGCTTTTTCACATGCCTGGGCCGAGATGGGCAGGTGTATGACAACCTCAAATATGTCTGGCTGCAGGGGAGACAG GTATGGATGTATTGTCGTTTGTACCGCAAGTTCCAGCGCTTCCGCCGTTCTGAACTTCTGGACTCAGCCAAAGCAG GTGGCGAGTTTTTGCTGCGTTATGCCCGGGTGGCACCTCCTGACAAGAAGTGTGCCTTTGTGCTGACTCAGAGTGGCCTCCCTGTCAAGGTGCAGAGGACCATCTTCAGCGAGTGTTTCTTCACCATGGCCATGAATGAGCTGTGGAGGGTGACAGGGGAAGAGCGTTACCAG AATGAAGCAGTGGAAATGATGGATCAGATCATCCACTGGGTACGAGAGGACTCATCAGGGCTTGGTCGGCCCCAGTTGCCAGGGACTCCGGCTGCAGAGTCCATGGCAGTGCCCATGATGCTACTCAACCTGGTAGAGCAGCTTGGGGAGGCAGATGAGGAGCTGGCAGGCAAATATGCAGAGCTGGGAGACTGGTGTGCCCAGAGGATTCTGCAACAtgtccag AGGGATGGGCAAGCTGTGCTGGAGAACGTGTCAGAGGATGGCAAAGAACTCTCTGGTTGTTTGGGGAGACACCAGAACCCAG GCCACGCCTTGGAAGCTGGCTGGTTCCTGCTTCGTCATGCCCTCAGGAAAGGCAATCCTGAACTTCGTGCTCATGTCATAGAGAAGTTCCTGTTGTTGTCTTTCCACTCTGGGTGGGACCCTGAGCATGGAGGCCTCTTCTACTTCCAGGATGCTGACAACCTCTGCCCTACCCAG CTGGAGTGGGATATGAAGCTCTGGTGGCCACACAGTGAGGCCATGATTGCCTTCCTCATGGGTTATAGTGACAGTGGGGACCCTGCCTTGCTACACCTCTTCTATCAGGTGGCTGAGTACACCTTCCGCCAC TTTCGAGATCCCGAGTATGGGGAGTGGTTTGGCTATCTAAATCGAGAGGGAAAGGTCGCCCTCACCATTAAGGGGGGTCCTTTCAAAG GCTGCTTCCACGTGCCGCGGTGCCTAGCCATGTGCGAGGAGATGCTAGGCGCTCTGCTGAGCCGCCTTGCCTCGGTCCCCGCCCCCACCTGCTCCCCGCCCGCTGTCCCCGCCCCCTGA
- the Renbp gene encoding N-acylglucosamine 2-epimerase isoform X2: MSGGLRVQQDMEKEWETLRAWKERMEQELDRVVAFWMEHSHDQEHGGFFTCLGRDGQVYDNLKYVWLQGRQVWMYCRLYRKFQRFRRSELLDSAKAGGEFLLRYARVAPPDKKCAFVLTQSGLPVKVQRTIFSECFFTMAMNELWRVTGEERYQNEAVEMMDQIIHWVREDSSGLGRPQLPGTPAAESMAVPMMLLNLVEQLGEADEELAGKYAELGDWCAQRILQHVQRDGQAVLENVSEDGKELSGCLGRHQNPGHALEAGWFLLRHALRKGNPELRAHVIEKFLLLSFHSGWDPEHGGLFYFQDADNLCPTQLEWDMKLWWPHSEAMIAFLMGYSDSGDPALLHLFYQVAEYTFRHFRDPEYGEWFGYLNREGKVALTIKGGPFKGCFHVPRCLAMCEEMLGALLSRLASVPAPTCSPPAVPAP, encoded by the exons ATGAGCGGGGGTCTCCGAGTGCAACAG GACATGGAAAAGGAGTGGGAGACTCTGCGAGCCTGGAAGGAGCGTATGGAGCAGGAGCTGGACCGAGTAGTGGCTTTCTGGATGGAGCATTCCCACGACCAGGAGCATGG GGGCTTTTTCACATGCCTGGGCCGAGATGGGCAGGTGTATGACAACCTCAAATATGTCTGGCTGCAGGGGAGACAG GTATGGATGTATTGTCGTTTGTACCGCAAGTTCCAGCGCTTCCGCCGTTCTGAACTTCTGGACTCAGCCAAAGCAG GTGGCGAGTTTTTGCTGCGTTATGCCCGGGTGGCACCTCCTGACAAGAAGTGTGCCTTTGTGCTGACTCAGAGTGGCCTCCCTGTCAAGGTGCAGAGGACCATCTTCAGCGAGTGTTTCTTCACCATGGCCATGAATGAGCTGTGGAGGGTGACAGGGGAAGAGCGTTACCAG AATGAAGCAGTGGAAATGATGGATCAGATCATCCACTGGGTACGAGAGGACTCATCAGGGCTTGGTCGGCCCCAGTTGCCAGGGACTCCGGCTGCAGAGTCCATGGCAGTGCCCATGATGCTACTCAACCTGGTAGAGCAGCTTGGGGAGGCAGATGAGGAGCTGGCAGGCAAATATGCAGAGCTGGGAGACTGGTGTGCCCAGAGGATTCTGCAACAtgtccag AGGGATGGGCAAGCTGTGCTGGAGAACGTGTCAGAGGATGGCAAAGAACTCTCTGGTTGTTTGGGGAGACACCAGAACCCAG GCCACGCCTTGGAAGCTGGCTGGTTCCTGCTTCGTCATGCCCTCAGGAAAGGCAATCCTGAACTTCGTGCTCATGTCATAGAGAAGTTCCTGTTGTTGTCTTTCCACTCTGGGTGGGACCCTGAGCATGGAGGCCTCTTCTACTTCCAGGATGCTGACAACCTCTGCCCTACCCAG CTGGAGTGGGATATGAAGCTCTGGTGGCCACACAGTGAGGCCATGATTGCCTTCCTCATGGGTTATAGTGACAGTGGGGACCCTGCCTTGCTACACCTCTTCTATCAGGTGGCTGAGTACACCTTCCGCCAC TTTCGAGATCCCGAGTATGGGGAGTGGTTTGGCTATCTAAATCGAGAGGGAAAGGTCGCCCTCACCATTAAGGGGGGTCCTTTCAAAG GCTGCTTCCACGTGCCGCGGTGCCTAGCCATGTGCGAGGAGATGCTAGGCGCTCTGCTGAGCCGCCTTGCCTCGGTCCCCGCCCCCACCTGCTCCCCGCCCGCTGTCCCCGCCCCCTGA
- the Renbp gene encoding N-acylglucosamine 2-epimerase isoform X5 has protein sequence MGRCCPRGPQRRWGQKFSTEDMEKEWETLRAWKERMEQELDRVVAFWMEHSHDQEHGGFFTCLGRDGQVYDNLKYVWLQGRQVWMYCRLYRKFQRFRRSELLDSAKAGGEFLLRYARVAPPDKKCAFVLTQSGLPVKVQRTIFSECFFTMAMNELWRVTGEERYQNEAVEMMDQIIHWVREDSSGLGRPQLPGTPAAESMAVPMMLLNLVEQLGEADEELAGKYAELGDWCAQRILQHVQRDGQAVLENVSEDGKELSGCLGRHQNPGHALEAGWFLLRHALRKGNPELRAHVIEKFLLLSFHSGWDPEHGGLFYFQDADNLCPTQLEWDMKLWWPHSEAMIAFLMGYSDSGDPALLHLFYQVAEYTFRHAASTCRGA, from the exons ATGGGGAGGTGCTGTCCTAGAGGGCCCCAGCGGAGGTGGGGTCAGAAGTTCAGCACAGAG GACATGGAAAAGGAGTGGGAGACTCTGCGAGCCTGGAAGGAGCGTATGGAGCAGGAGCTGGACCGAGTAGTGGCTTTCTGGATGGAGCATTCCCACGACCAGGAGCATGG GGGCTTTTTCACATGCCTGGGCCGAGATGGGCAGGTGTATGACAACCTCAAATATGTCTGGCTGCAGGGGAGACAG GTATGGATGTATTGTCGTTTGTACCGCAAGTTCCAGCGCTTCCGCCGTTCTGAACTTCTGGACTCAGCCAAAGCAG GTGGCGAGTTTTTGCTGCGTTATGCCCGGGTGGCACCTCCTGACAAGAAGTGTGCCTTTGTGCTGACTCAGAGTGGCCTCCCTGTCAAGGTGCAGAGGACCATCTTCAGCGAGTGTTTCTTCACCATGGCCATGAATGAGCTGTGGAGGGTGACAGGGGAAGAGCGTTACCAG AATGAAGCAGTGGAAATGATGGATCAGATCATCCACTGGGTACGAGAGGACTCATCAGGGCTTGGTCGGCCCCAGTTGCCAGGGACTCCGGCTGCAGAGTCCATGGCAGTGCCCATGATGCTACTCAACCTGGTAGAGCAGCTTGGGGAGGCAGATGAGGAGCTGGCAGGCAAATATGCAGAGCTGGGAGACTGGTGTGCCCAGAGGATTCTGCAACAtgtccag AGGGATGGGCAAGCTGTGCTGGAGAACGTGTCAGAGGATGGCAAAGAACTCTCTGGTTGTTTGGGGAGACACCAGAACCCAG GCCACGCCTTGGAAGCTGGCTGGTTCCTGCTTCGTCATGCCCTCAGGAAAGGCAATCCTGAACTTCGTGCTCATGTCATAGAGAAGTTCCTGTTGTTGTCTTTCCACTCTGGGTGGGACCCTGAGCATGGAGGCCTCTTCTACTTCCAGGATGCTGACAACCTCTGCCCTACCCAG CTGGAGTGGGATATGAAGCTCTGGTGGCCACACAGTGAGGCCATGATTGCCTTCCTCATGGGTTATAGTGACAGTGGGGACCCTGCCTTGCTACACCTCTTCTATCAGGTGGCTGAGTACACCTTCCGCCAC GCTGCTTCCACGTGCCGCGGTGCCTAG
- the Renbp gene encoding N-acylglucosamine 2-epimerase isoform X1, with protein MGRCCPRGPQRRWGQKFSTEDMEKEWETLRAWKERMEQELDRVVAFWMEHSHDQEHGGFFTCLGRDGQVYDNLKYVWLQGRQVWMYCRLYRKFQRFRRSELLDSAKAGGEFLLRYARVAPPDKKCAFVLTQSGLPVKVQRTIFSECFFTMAMNELWRVTGEERYQNEAVEMMDQIIHWVREDSSGLGRPQLPGTPAAESMAVPMMLLNLVEQLGEADEELAGKYAELGDWCAQRILQHVQRDGQAVLENVSEDGKELSGCLGRHQNPGHALEAGWFLLRHALRKGNPELRAHVIEKFLLLSFHSGWDPEHGGLFYFQDADNLCPTQLEWDMKLWWPHSEAMIAFLMGYSDSGDPALLHLFYQVAEYTFRHFRDPEYGEWFGYLNREGKVALTIKGGPFKGCFHVPRCLAMCEEMLGALLSRLASVPAPTCSPPAVPAP; from the exons ATGGGGAGGTGCTGTCCTAGAGGGCCCCAGCGGAGGTGGGGTCAGAAGTTCAGCACAGAG GACATGGAAAAGGAGTGGGAGACTCTGCGAGCCTGGAAGGAGCGTATGGAGCAGGAGCTGGACCGAGTAGTGGCTTTCTGGATGGAGCATTCCCACGACCAGGAGCATGG GGGCTTTTTCACATGCCTGGGCCGAGATGGGCAGGTGTATGACAACCTCAAATATGTCTGGCTGCAGGGGAGACAG GTATGGATGTATTGTCGTTTGTACCGCAAGTTCCAGCGCTTCCGCCGTTCTGAACTTCTGGACTCAGCCAAAGCAG GTGGCGAGTTTTTGCTGCGTTATGCCCGGGTGGCACCTCCTGACAAGAAGTGTGCCTTTGTGCTGACTCAGAGTGGCCTCCCTGTCAAGGTGCAGAGGACCATCTTCAGCGAGTGTTTCTTCACCATGGCCATGAATGAGCTGTGGAGGGTGACAGGGGAAGAGCGTTACCAG AATGAAGCAGTGGAAATGATGGATCAGATCATCCACTGGGTACGAGAGGACTCATCAGGGCTTGGTCGGCCCCAGTTGCCAGGGACTCCGGCTGCAGAGTCCATGGCAGTGCCCATGATGCTACTCAACCTGGTAGAGCAGCTTGGGGAGGCAGATGAGGAGCTGGCAGGCAAATATGCAGAGCTGGGAGACTGGTGTGCCCAGAGGATTCTGCAACAtgtccag AGGGATGGGCAAGCTGTGCTGGAGAACGTGTCAGAGGATGGCAAAGAACTCTCTGGTTGTTTGGGGAGACACCAGAACCCAG GCCACGCCTTGGAAGCTGGCTGGTTCCTGCTTCGTCATGCCCTCAGGAAAGGCAATCCTGAACTTCGTGCTCATGTCATAGAGAAGTTCCTGTTGTTGTCTTTCCACTCTGGGTGGGACCCTGAGCATGGAGGCCTCTTCTACTTCCAGGATGCTGACAACCTCTGCCCTACCCAG CTGGAGTGGGATATGAAGCTCTGGTGGCCACACAGTGAGGCCATGATTGCCTTCCTCATGGGTTATAGTGACAGTGGGGACCCTGCCTTGCTACACCTCTTCTATCAGGTGGCTGAGTACACCTTCCGCCAC TTTCGAGATCCCGAGTATGGGGAGTGGTTTGGCTATCTAAATCGAGAGGGAAAGGTCGCCCTCACCATTAAGGGGGGTCCTTTCAAAG GCTGCTTCCACGTGCCGCGGTGCCTAGCCATGTGCGAGGAGATGCTAGGCGCTCTGCTGAGCCGCCTTGCCTCGGTCCCCGCCCCCACCTGCTCCCCGCCCGCTGTCCCCGCCCCCTGA
- the Naa10 gene encoding N-alpha-acetyltransferase 10 encodes MNIRNARPEDLMNMQHCNLLCLPENYQMKYYFYHGLSWPQLSYIAEDENGKIVGYVLAKMEEDPDDVPHGHITSLAVKRSHRRLGLAQKLMDQASRAMIENFNAKYVSLHVRKSNRAALHLYSNTLNFQISEVEPKYYADGEDAYAMKRDLTQMADELRRHLELKEKGRHVVLGAIENKVESKGNSLPSSGEVCREEKGLAAEDSGGDSKDLSEVSETTESTDVKDSSEASDSAS; translated from the exons ATGAACATCCGCAATGCGAGG CCTGAGGACCTGATGAACATGCAGCACTGCAACCTCCTCTGCCTGCCTGAGAACTACCAGATGAAATACTACTTCTACCATGGCCTCTCCTGGCCCCAG CTCTCTTACATTGCTGAGGATGAGAATGGGAAGATTGTGGGGTATGTCCTGGCCAAAAT GGAAGAGGACCCAGATGATGTGCCTCATGGACATATCACCTCACTG GCTGTGAAACGTTCCCACAGGCGCCTTGGCCTGGCTCAGAAGCTGATGGACCAGGCCTCTCGAGCCATGATAGAGAACTTCAATGCCAAATACGTCTCCCTGCATGTCAGGAAGAG TAACCGGGCCGCCCTGCACCTCTATTCCAACACCCTCAACTTTCA GATCAGCGAAGTGGAGCCCAAATACTATGCAGATGGGGAAGATGCATATGCGATGAAGCGGGACCTCACCCAGATGGCTGATGAG CTGAGGCGACATCTGGAGCTGAAAGAAAAGGGCAGGCACGTGGTCCTGGGTGCCATTGAGAACAAGGTGGAGAGCAAAGGCAATTCGCTTCCAAGCTCAGGAGAGGTCTGTCGTGAGGAGAAAGGCCTGGCTGCTGAGGATAGTGGCGGGGACAGCAAAGACCTCAGCGAGGTCAGCGAGACCACAGAGAGCACGGATGTCAAGGACAGCTCAGAGGCCTCTGACTCGGCCTCCTAG
- the Renbp gene encoding N-acylglucosamine 2-epimerase isoform X4 yields MGRCCPRGPQRRWGQKFSTEDMEKEWETLRAWKERMEQELDRVVAFWMEHSHDQEHGGFFTCLGRDGQVYDNLKYVWLQGRQVWMYCRLYRKFQRFRRSELLDSAKAGGEFLLRYARVAPPDKKCAFVLTQSGLPVKVQRTIFSECFFTMAMNELWRVTGEERYQNEAVEMMDQIIHWVREDSSGLGRPQLPGTPAAESMAVPMMLLNLVEQLGEADEELAGKYAELGDWCAQRILQHVQRDGQAVLENVSEDGKELSGCLGRHQNPGHALEAGWFLLRHALRKGNPELRAHVIEKFLLLSFHSGWDPEHGGLFYFQDADNLCPTQFRDPEYGEWFGYLNREGKVALTIKGGPFKGCFHVPRCLAMCEEMLGALLSRLASVPAPTCSPPAVPAP; encoded by the exons ATGGGGAGGTGCTGTCCTAGAGGGCCCCAGCGGAGGTGGGGTCAGAAGTTCAGCACAGAG GACATGGAAAAGGAGTGGGAGACTCTGCGAGCCTGGAAGGAGCGTATGGAGCAGGAGCTGGACCGAGTAGTGGCTTTCTGGATGGAGCATTCCCACGACCAGGAGCATGG GGGCTTTTTCACATGCCTGGGCCGAGATGGGCAGGTGTATGACAACCTCAAATATGTCTGGCTGCAGGGGAGACAG GTATGGATGTATTGTCGTTTGTACCGCAAGTTCCAGCGCTTCCGCCGTTCTGAACTTCTGGACTCAGCCAAAGCAG GTGGCGAGTTTTTGCTGCGTTATGCCCGGGTGGCACCTCCTGACAAGAAGTGTGCCTTTGTGCTGACTCAGAGTGGCCTCCCTGTCAAGGTGCAGAGGACCATCTTCAGCGAGTGTTTCTTCACCATGGCCATGAATGAGCTGTGGAGGGTGACAGGGGAAGAGCGTTACCAG AATGAAGCAGTGGAAATGATGGATCAGATCATCCACTGGGTACGAGAGGACTCATCAGGGCTTGGTCGGCCCCAGTTGCCAGGGACTCCGGCTGCAGAGTCCATGGCAGTGCCCATGATGCTACTCAACCTGGTAGAGCAGCTTGGGGAGGCAGATGAGGAGCTGGCAGGCAAATATGCAGAGCTGGGAGACTGGTGTGCCCAGAGGATTCTGCAACAtgtccag AGGGATGGGCAAGCTGTGCTGGAGAACGTGTCAGAGGATGGCAAAGAACTCTCTGGTTGTTTGGGGAGACACCAGAACCCAG GCCACGCCTTGGAAGCTGGCTGGTTCCTGCTTCGTCATGCCCTCAGGAAAGGCAATCCTGAACTTCGTGCTCATGTCATAGAGAAGTTCCTGTTGTTGTCTTTCCACTCTGGGTGGGACCCTGAGCATGGAGGCCTCTTCTACTTCCAGGATGCTGACAACCTCTGCCCTACCCAG TTTCGAGATCCCGAGTATGGGGAGTGGTTTGGCTATCTAAATCGAGAGGGAAAGGTCGCCCTCACCATTAAGGGGGGTCCTTTCAAAG GCTGCTTCCACGTGCCGCGGTGCCTAGCCATGTGCGAGGAGATGCTAGGCGCTCTGCTGAGCCGCCTTGCCTCGGTCCCCGCCCCCACCTGCTCCCCGCCCGCTGTCCCCGCCCCCTGA
- the Renbp gene encoding N-acylglucosamine 2-epimerase isoform X6 codes for MGRCCPRGPQRRWGQKFSTEDMEKEWETLRAWKERMEQELDRVVAFWMEHSHDQEHGGFFTCLGRDGQVYDNLKYVWLQGRQVWMYCRLYRKFQRFRRSELLDSAKAGGEFLLRYARVAPPDKKCAFVLTQSGLPVKVQRTIFSECFFTMAMNELWRVTGEERYQNEAVEMMDQIIHWVREDSSGLGRPQLPGTPAAESMAVPMMLLNLVEQLGEADEELAGKYAELGDWCAQRILQHVQRDGQAVLENVSEDGKELSGCLGRHQNPGHALEAGWFLLRHALRKGNPELRAHVIEKFLLLSFHSGWDPEHGGLFYFQDADNLCPTQLEWDMKLWWPHSEAMIAFLMGYSDSGDPALLHLFYQVAEYTFRHDAL; via the exons ATGGGGAGGTGCTGTCCTAGAGGGCCCCAGCGGAGGTGGGGTCAGAAGTTCAGCACAGAG GACATGGAAAAGGAGTGGGAGACTCTGCGAGCCTGGAAGGAGCGTATGGAGCAGGAGCTGGACCGAGTAGTGGCTTTCTGGATGGAGCATTCCCACGACCAGGAGCATGG GGGCTTTTTCACATGCCTGGGCCGAGATGGGCAGGTGTATGACAACCTCAAATATGTCTGGCTGCAGGGGAGACAG GTATGGATGTATTGTCGTTTGTACCGCAAGTTCCAGCGCTTCCGCCGTTCTGAACTTCTGGACTCAGCCAAAGCAG GTGGCGAGTTTTTGCTGCGTTATGCCCGGGTGGCACCTCCTGACAAGAAGTGTGCCTTTGTGCTGACTCAGAGTGGCCTCCCTGTCAAGGTGCAGAGGACCATCTTCAGCGAGTGTTTCTTCACCATGGCCATGAATGAGCTGTGGAGGGTGACAGGGGAAGAGCGTTACCAG AATGAAGCAGTGGAAATGATGGATCAGATCATCCACTGGGTACGAGAGGACTCATCAGGGCTTGGTCGGCCCCAGTTGCCAGGGACTCCGGCTGCAGAGTCCATGGCAGTGCCCATGATGCTACTCAACCTGGTAGAGCAGCTTGGGGAGGCAGATGAGGAGCTGGCAGGCAAATATGCAGAGCTGGGAGACTGGTGTGCCCAGAGGATTCTGCAACAtgtccag AGGGATGGGCAAGCTGTGCTGGAGAACGTGTCAGAGGATGGCAAAGAACTCTCTGGTTGTTTGGGGAGACACCAGAACCCAG GCCACGCCTTGGAAGCTGGCTGGTTCCTGCTTCGTCATGCCCTCAGGAAAGGCAATCCTGAACTTCGTGCTCATGTCATAGAGAAGTTCCTGTTGTTGTCTTTCCACTCTGGGTGGGACCCTGAGCATGGAGGCCTCTTCTACTTCCAGGATGCTGACAACCTCTGCCCTACCCAG CTGGAGTGGGATATGAAGCTCTGGTGGCCACACAGTGAGGCCATGATTGCCTTCCTCATGGGTTATAGTGACAGTGGGGACCCTGCCTTGCTACACCTCTTCTATCAGGTGGCTGAGTACACCTTCCGCCAC GACGCCTTGTAG